One Elaeis guineensis isolate ETL-2024a chromosome 10, EG11, whole genome shotgun sequence genomic window carries:
- the LOC105052531 gene encoding exocyst complex component SEC15B, whose amino-acid sequence MPRRVAPDSYSAAGGDAERQDLHQLSSAICNGEDLGPFVRKAFASGRPESLLHSLRHFARSKESEIEEVCKAHYQDFIRAVDDLRSLLSDVDSLKSALSDSNAALQSAAGPLLSSLDAYLEARAVARNLSAALAATRLCVRVLELLARANAHLAADDLYLALRPVDAVERDFLDAAPHPTIRRMLLHLIPAIRSHAERKIAKEFSDWMVQIRVASRHLGQVAIGRASAARQREEELRIRQRQAEEQSRLSLRDANSSSIYSLEEDDDSDDLAAAIAAASGSGAAVDGILGFDLTPLYRAYHIHQTLGLQDRFKQYYFENRKLQLTSDFQVSSMTPFLESHQTFFAQIAGFFIVEDRILRTGGGLISRSDVDALWETAIAKMVSVLEDQFSRMQTANHLLLIKDYVSLLGVTLRRYGYTVDPLLDVLSTHRDKYHDLLLSDCRRQVSEALAADKFEQMLMKKEYEYSMNVLSFQIQTSDITPAFPYVAPFSSTVPDLCRIVRSFIEDSVSFMSHGGQLDFYPIVKKYLDRLLGEVVDGAILRLVEAGGLGVSQAMQVAANMAVMERACDFFFRHAAQLSGIPLRIAERGRREFPLKRSRDAAEELLLRLLQAKLDDFMILTDTVSWMADDPPPNGNEYANEVIIYLETLVSTAQQILPIQVLRRVLHGVLTHVSEKIVGLFLSDSVKRFNANAVTGIDADLRLFESFADNQSHLFGDTEDLGANELKMALVEARQLVNLLMSNHPENFLNPVIREKSYNKLDYKKVATISEKFRDSSDRLFSTFGTRGSKQNPKKKSLDALIKRLKDVS is encoded by the coding sequence ATGCCGCGGAGGGTGGCCCCCGATTCCTATTCGGCCGCCGGCGGCGACGCGGAGCGGCAGGACCTCCACCAGCTCTCCTCGGCGATCTGCAACGGCGAGGACCTGGGCCCCTTCGTCCGCAAGGCGTTCGCCTCCGGCCGGCCGGAGTCCCTCCTCCACTCCCTTCGCCACTTCGCCCGCTCCAAAGAATCCGAGATCGAGGAGGTCTGCAAGGCCCACTACCAGGACTTCATCCGCGCCGTCGACGACCTCCGCTCCCTCCTCTCCGACGTGGACTCCCTCAAATCCGCCCTCTCCGACTCCAACGCCGCCCTCCAGTCCGCCGCCGGCCCCCTCCTGTCCTCCCTCGATGCTTATTTAGAAGCGCGCGCCGTCGCTCGCAACCTCTCCGCCGCCCTCGCCGCCACCCGCCTCTGCGTTCGCGTCCTCGAGCTCCTCGCCCGCGCCAACGCCCACCTCGCCGCCGACGACCTCTACCTCGCTCTCCGCCCCGTCGACGCCGTCGAGCGCGACTTCCTCGACGCCGCCCCCCACCCCACCATACGCCGCATGCTCCTCCACCTCATCCCCGCCATCCGCTCCCACGCCGAGCGCAAGATCGCCAAGGAGTTCTCCGATTGGATGGTCCAGATCCGCGTCGCCAGCCGCCACCTCGGCCAGGTCGCCATCGGCCGCGCCTCCGCCGCCCGCCAGCGCGAGGAGGAGCTCCGCATCAGGCAGCGCCAGGCCGAGGAGCAGTCCCGCCTCTCTCTCCGCGACGCCAACTCCTCATCCATCTATTCCCTCGAAGAAGACGACGACTCCGACGACCTTGCCGCCGCCATCGCCGCCGCAAGCGGCAGCGGCGCTGCTGTCGACGGCATTTTAGGTTTCGATCTCACCCCGCTCTACCGCGCCTACCACATCCACCAGACCCTCGGCCTTCAAGATCGATTCAAGCAGTACTACTTCGAGAACCGCAAGCTCCAGCTCACCTCTGACTTCCAAGTCTCCTCCATGACCCCATTTCTCGAATCACACCAGACCTTCTTCGCCCAGATCGCTGGATTCTTCATCGTCGAGGACCGGATCCTGCGAACTGGCGGCGGATTGATCTCCCGGTCCGATGTCGACGCTCTCTGGGAGACTGCAATCGCCAAGATGGTCTCTGTCCTCGAGGATCAGTTCTCCCGGATGCAGACCGCCAACCACTTGCTCTTGATCAAGGATTATGTGAGCCTCCTCGGCGTTACTCTCCGGCGATATGGCTACACCGTCGATCCGCTCCTTGACGTTCTGTCGACGCACCGGGACAAGTACCATGACCTCCTACTATCCGACTGCCGCCGCCAGGTGTCCGAGGCCCTCGCGGCCGACAAATTCGAGCAGATGCTCATGAAGAAGGAGTATGAGTACTCGATGAACGTTCTGTCATTCCAGATTCAGACCTCCGACATCACCCCTGCATTCCCTTATGTCGCTCCATTCTCATCCACTGTCCCTGACCTCTGTCGAATCGTCCGGTCGTTCATCGAGGACTCGGTCAGTTTCATGTCACATGGTGGCCAGCTTGATTTCTACCCTATTGTCAAGAAGTATCTCGACCGCCTTCTTGGGGAGGTTGTCGATGGTGCCATCCTGCGCCTTGTTGAGGCTGGAGGCCTCGGTGTGTCCCAGGCCATGCAGGTAGCTGCCAACATGGCTGTGATGGAGCGGGCCTGTGACTTCTTCTTCCGCCATGCTGCACAGCTCTCTGGCATCCCCCTCCGCATTGCCGAGAGGGGGAGGAGGGAGTTCCCATTGAAAAGGTCTCGGGATGCGGCCGAGGAGCTTTTGCTGCGCTTGCTCCAGGCCAAGCTTGATGATTTTATGATCTTGACAGACACTGTGAGTTGGATGGCTGACGACCCGCCACCAAACGGGAATGAGTATGCAAATGAGGTAATTATATACCTTGAGACATTGGTCTCCACTGCACAGCAGATACTGCCCATCCAAGTCCTCCGGCGGGTGCTTCATGGGGTCCTCACCCATGTATCTGAAAAGATTGTGGGGCTTTTCCTTAGTGATTCGGTCAAGAGGTTTAATGCAAATGCTGTGACAGGGATAGATGCTGACTTGAGGCTCTTTGAATCATTTGCTGATAACCAATCCCATTTGTTTGGAGATACTGAGGACCTGGGTGCAAATGAACTGAAAATGGCTTTGGTGGAAGCAAGGCAATTGGTTAATTTGCTCATGAGCAACCACCCAGAGAATTTCCTGAACCCAGTGATCCGGGAGAAGAGTTACAATAAGCTGGACTACAAGAAGGTAGCCACAATATCTGAGAAGTTCAGAGATTCATCAGATAGGCTGTTCTCCACATTTGGTACAAGGGGTTCGAAACAGAATCCAAAGAAGAAATCATTGGATGCCTTGATAAAGAGGCTCAAGGATGTGAGCTGA
- the LOC105052533 gene encoding late embryogenesis abundant protein Lea5-D, with protein sequence MARALSGATTLAAALSDGIAVYISRRGYAAVTGTVVSRGRSSAEEKAVRKATVSSGSSSGSSSDSWVPDPVTGYYRPGNRRADVDAAELREILLSHRSRQ encoded by the exons ATGGCTCGCGCTCTCTCAGGTGCCACGACTCTCGCCGCTGCTCTCTCCGACGGGATCGCGGTCTACATCAGCAG GAGGGGTTATGCGGCCGTGACGGGAACGGTGGTGAGTAGGGGGAGGTCATCGGCGGAAGAAAAGGCGGTGAGGAAGGCGACTGTGAGTTCGGGTTCGTCTTCCGGTTCTTCTTCGGATTCCTGGGTTCCGGATCCCGTTACCGGGTACTACCGGCCCGGGAACCGGCGGGCAGACGTGGACGCCGCCGAACTTAGAGAGATTCTTCTCTCCCACAGATCTCGACAATAA